In the Coturnix japonica isolate 7356 chromosome 6, Coturnix japonica 2.1, whole genome shotgun sequence genome, one interval contains:
- the NT5C2 gene encoding cytosolic purine 5'-nucleotidase isoform X1, whose protein sequence is MTTSWSDRLQNAADLPANMDGHALKKYRREAYHRVFVNRSLAMEKIKCFGFDMDYTLAVYKSPEYESLGFDLTVERLVSIGYPHELLNFVYDPAFPTRGLVFDTHYGNLLKVDAYGNLLVCAHGFNFLRGPETRDQYPNKFIQRDDTDRFYILNTLFNLPETYLLACLVDFFTNCDRYTSCETGFKDGDLFMSFRSMFQDVRDAVDWVHYKGSLKEKTLENLEKYVVKDGKLPLLLSRMNEVGKVFLVTNSDYKYTDKIMTYLFDFPHGPKPGSAHRPWQSYFDLILVDARKPLFFGEGTVLRQVDTVTGKLKIGTYTGPLQHGIVYSGGSSDTVCDLLGAKGKDILYIGDHIFGDILKSKKRQGWRTFLVIPELAQELHVWTDKSALFEELQSLDIFLAELYKHLDSSSNERPDISSIQRRIKKVTHDMDMCYGMMGSLFRSGSRQTLFASQVMRYADLYAASFINLLYYPFSYLFRAAHVLMPHESTVEHTHVDINEKESPMATRNRTSVDFKDSDYKRHQLTRSISEIKPPNLFPQAPQEITHCHDEDEDEEEEEEEEEEEEEEE, encoded by the exons ATGACAACCTCGTGGAGTGACCGACTCCAGAATGCTGCAGATCTCCCTGCAAACATGGACGGGCATGCTCTGAAAAAGTACCGCCGGGAAGCCTATCACCG gGTCTTTGTAAACAGAAGTTTAGCTATGGAAAAGATCAAGTGCTTTGGTTTTGATATGGATTATACGCTTGCTG TGTATAAATCCCCTGAATACGAATCTCTTGGATTTGACCTGACCGTAGAAAGATTAGTTTCCATTGGATACCCTCATGAGCTGCTCAATTTTGTGTATGATCCTGCATTCCCTACCAG AGGCCTGGTGTTTGATACCCACTATGGAAACTTGCTGAAAGTCGATGCCTATGGAAACCTCCTGGTGTGTGCACACGGCTTTAATTTCCTCAGAGG GCCTGAAACACGGGATCAATATCCGAACAAATTTATCCAGAGGGATGACACAGATAGGTTTTACATTCTGAACACATTGTTCAATCTACCAG AGACCTACCTGCTGGCTTGCCTCGTGGATTTCTTTACTAACTGTGACCGGTACACTAG CTGTGAAACAGGGTTTAAAGATGGAGACCTCTTCATGTCATTCAGGAGTATGTTCCAAGATGTCAGAGATGCTGTTGACTGGGTTCATTACAAG GGATCGCTCAAGGAGAAGACCCTTGAGAATCTGGAGAAGTATGTGGTGAAAGAT GGgaagctgccactgctgctgagcCGCATGAACGAAGTTGGGAAGGTGTTTCTTGTGACAAACAGCGACTACAAATACACAGAT aaaatTATGACTTACTTGTTTGACTTTCCACACGGACCAAAG cctGGCAGTGCCCATCGGCCTTGGCAATCCTACTTTGACCTGATCCTGGTGGATGCACGGAAACCCCTCTTCTTTGGGGAAGGCACTGTGCTGCGGCAGGTGGACACG GTGACTGGGAAGCTGAAGATCGGTACCTACACTGGCCCACTGCAGCACGGCATCGTGTATTCGGGAG gCTCCTCAGACACAGTCTGTGACCTGCTGGGGGCTAAAGGGAAGGATATTCTGTACATTGGAGACCACATCTTCGGAGACATCCTCAAATCCAAGAAGCGACAGGGCTGGAGGACCTTCCTGGTGATCCCTGAGCTGGCACAGGAACTACACGTCTGGACTGACAAAAGTG ccctttttgaagagctgcagagcctggaCATCTTCTTGGCTGAGTTATACAA GCATCTGGACAGTAGCAGCAATGAACGCCCTGACATCAGCTCCATCCAGAGACGCATTAAG AAAGTGACCCATGACATGGACATGTGCTACGGGATGATGGGGAGCCTCTTCCGCAGCGGCTCCCGGCAGACACTGTTTGCCAGCCAGGTGATGCGCTACGCCGACCTCTATGCAGCCTCCTTCATCAACCTCCTTTACTACCCCTTCAGCTACCTCTTCAGAGCCGCCCACGTCCTG ATGCCACACGAGTCCACGGTAGAGCACACACACGTTGACATCAACGAGAAGGAGTCACCCATGGCCACGCGCAATCGCACCTCGGTGGATTTTAAAGATTCCGACTACAAGCGGCACCAACTGACCCGCTCCATCAGCGAGATCAAACCGCCCAACCTCTTCCCTCAGGCACCTCAGGAAATCACACACTGCCAcgatgaagatgaagatgaggaagaggaagaggaggaggaagaggaggaggaggaagaagaataa
- the NT5C2 gene encoding cytosolic purine 5'-nucleotidase isoform X4: protein MSFRSMFQDVRDAVDWVHYKGSLKEKTLENLEKYVVKDGKLPLLLSRMNEVGKVFLVTNSDYKYTDKIMTYLFDFPHGPKPGSAHRPWQSYFDLILVDARKPLFFGEGTVLRQVDTVTGKLKIGTYTGPLQHGIVYSGGSSDTVCDLLGAKGKDILYIGDHIFGDILKSKKRQGWRTFLVIPELAQELHVWTDKSALFEELQSLDIFLAELYKHLDSSSNERPDISSIQRRIKKVTHDMDMCYGMMGSLFRSGSRQTLFASQVMRYADLYAASFINLLYYPFSYLFRAAHVLMPHESTVEHTHVDINEKESPMATRNRTSVDFKDSDYKRHQLTRSISEIKPPNLFPQAPQEITHCHDEDEDEEEEEEEEEEEEEEE, encoded by the exons ATGTCATTCAGGAGTATGTTCCAAGATGTCAGAGATGCTGTTGACTGGGTTCATTACAAG GGATCGCTCAAGGAGAAGACCCTTGAGAATCTGGAGAAGTATGTGGTGAAAGAT GGgaagctgccactgctgctgagcCGCATGAACGAAGTTGGGAAGGTGTTTCTTGTGACAAACAGCGACTACAAATACACAGAT aaaatTATGACTTACTTGTTTGACTTTCCACACGGACCAAAG cctGGCAGTGCCCATCGGCCTTGGCAATCCTACTTTGACCTGATCCTGGTGGATGCACGGAAACCCCTCTTCTTTGGGGAAGGCACTGTGCTGCGGCAGGTGGACACG GTGACTGGGAAGCTGAAGATCGGTACCTACACTGGCCCACTGCAGCACGGCATCGTGTATTCGGGAG gCTCCTCAGACACAGTCTGTGACCTGCTGGGGGCTAAAGGGAAGGATATTCTGTACATTGGAGACCACATCTTCGGAGACATCCTCAAATCCAAGAAGCGACAGGGCTGGAGGACCTTCCTGGTGATCCCTGAGCTGGCACAGGAACTACACGTCTGGACTGACAAAAGTG ccctttttgaagagctgcagagcctggaCATCTTCTTGGCTGAGTTATACAA GCATCTGGACAGTAGCAGCAATGAACGCCCTGACATCAGCTCCATCCAGAGACGCATTAAG AAAGTGACCCATGACATGGACATGTGCTACGGGATGATGGGGAGCCTCTTCCGCAGCGGCTCCCGGCAGACACTGTTTGCCAGCCAGGTGATGCGCTACGCCGACCTCTATGCAGCCTCCTTCATCAACCTCCTTTACTACCCCTTCAGCTACCTCTTCAGAGCCGCCCACGTCCTG ATGCCACACGAGTCCACGGTAGAGCACACACACGTTGACATCAACGAGAAGGAGTCACCCATGGCCACGCGCAATCGCACCTCGGTGGATTTTAAAGATTCCGACTACAAGCGGCACCAACTGACCCGCTCCATCAGCGAGATCAAACCGCCCAACCTCTTCCCTCAGGCACCTCAGGAAATCACACACTGCCAcgatgaagatgaagatgaggaagaggaagaggaggaggaagaggaggaggaggaagaagaataa
- the NT5C2 gene encoding cytosolic purine 5'-nucleotidase isoform X3, with amino-acid sequence MRVFVNRSLAMEKIKCFGFDMDYTLAVYKSPEYESLGFDLTVERLVSIGYPHELLNFVYDPAFPTRGLVFDTHYGNLLKVDAYGNLLVCAHGFNFLRGPETRDQYPNKFIQRDDTDRFYILNTLFNLPETYLLACLVDFFTNCDRYTSCETGFKDGDLFMSFRSMFQDVRDAVDWVHYKGSLKEKTLENLEKYVVKDGKLPLLLSRMNEVGKVFLVTNSDYKYTDKIMTYLFDFPHGPKPGSAHRPWQSYFDLILVDARKPLFFGEGTVLRQVDTVTGKLKIGTYTGPLQHGIVYSGGSSDTVCDLLGAKGKDILYIGDHIFGDILKSKKRQGWRTFLVIPELAQELHVWTDKSALFEELQSLDIFLAELYKHLDSSSNERPDISSIQRRIKKVTHDMDMCYGMMGSLFRSGSRQTLFASQVMRYADLYAASFINLLYYPFSYLFRAAHVLMPHESTVEHTHVDINEKESPMATRNRTSVDFKDSDYKRHQLTRSISEIKPPNLFPQAPQEITHCHDEDEDEEEEEEEEEEEEEEE; translated from the exons ATGAG gGTCTTTGTAAACAGAAGTTTAGCTATGGAAAAGATCAAGTGCTTTGGTTTTGATATGGATTATACGCTTGCTG TGTATAAATCCCCTGAATACGAATCTCTTGGATTTGACCTGACCGTAGAAAGATTAGTTTCCATTGGATACCCTCATGAGCTGCTCAATTTTGTGTATGATCCTGCATTCCCTACCAG AGGCCTGGTGTTTGATACCCACTATGGAAACTTGCTGAAAGTCGATGCCTATGGAAACCTCCTGGTGTGTGCACACGGCTTTAATTTCCTCAGAGG GCCTGAAACACGGGATCAATATCCGAACAAATTTATCCAGAGGGATGACACAGATAGGTTTTACATTCTGAACACATTGTTCAATCTACCAG AGACCTACCTGCTGGCTTGCCTCGTGGATTTCTTTACTAACTGTGACCGGTACACTAG CTGTGAAACAGGGTTTAAAGATGGAGACCTCTTCATGTCATTCAGGAGTATGTTCCAAGATGTCAGAGATGCTGTTGACTGGGTTCATTACAAG GGATCGCTCAAGGAGAAGACCCTTGAGAATCTGGAGAAGTATGTGGTGAAAGAT GGgaagctgccactgctgctgagcCGCATGAACGAAGTTGGGAAGGTGTTTCTTGTGACAAACAGCGACTACAAATACACAGAT aaaatTATGACTTACTTGTTTGACTTTCCACACGGACCAAAG cctGGCAGTGCCCATCGGCCTTGGCAATCCTACTTTGACCTGATCCTGGTGGATGCACGGAAACCCCTCTTCTTTGGGGAAGGCACTGTGCTGCGGCAGGTGGACACG GTGACTGGGAAGCTGAAGATCGGTACCTACACTGGCCCACTGCAGCACGGCATCGTGTATTCGGGAG gCTCCTCAGACACAGTCTGTGACCTGCTGGGGGCTAAAGGGAAGGATATTCTGTACATTGGAGACCACATCTTCGGAGACATCCTCAAATCCAAGAAGCGACAGGGCTGGAGGACCTTCCTGGTGATCCCTGAGCTGGCACAGGAACTACACGTCTGGACTGACAAAAGTG ccctttttgaagagctgcagagcctggaCATCTTCTTGGCTGAGTTATACAA GCATCTGGACAGTAGCAGCAATGAACGCCCTGACATCAGCTCCATCCAGAGACGCATTAAG AAAGTGACCCATGACATGGACATGTGCTACGGGATGATGGGGAGCCTCTTCCGCAGCGGCTCCCGGCAGACACTGTTTGCCAGCCAGGTGATGCGCTACGCCGACCTCTATGCAGCCTCCTTCATCAACCTCCTTTACTACCCCTTCAGCTACCTCTTCAGAGCCGCCCACGTCCTG ATGCCACACGAGTCCACGGTAGAGCACACACACGTTGACATCAACGAGAAGGAGTCACCCATGGCCACGCGCAATCGCACCTCGGTGGATTTTAAAGATTCCGACTACAAGCGGCACCAACTGACCCGCTCCATCAGCGAGATCAAACCGCCCAACCTCTTCCCTCAGGCACCTCAGGAAATCACACACTGCCAcgatgaagatgaagatgaggaagaggaagaggaggaggaagaggaggaggaggaagaagaataa
- the NT5C2 gene encoding cytosolic purine 5'-nucleotidase isoform X2, whose translation MLQGLSLKERTKWDSAGWTKNVASVSQRVFVNRSLAMEKIKCFGFDMDYTLAVYKSPEYESLGFDLTVERLVSIGYPHELLNFVYDPAFPTRGLVFDTHYGNLLKVDAYGNLLVCAHGFNFLRGPETRDQYPNKFIQRDDTDRFYILNTLFNLPETYLLACLVDFFTNCDRYTSCETGFKDGDLFMSFRSMFQDVRDAVDWVHYKGSLKEKTLENLEKYVVKDGKLPLLLSRMNEVGKVFLVTNSDYKYTDKIMTYLFDFPHGPKPGSAHRPWQSYFDLILVDARKPLFFGEGTVLRQVDTVTGKLKIGTYTGPLQHGIVYSGGSSDTVCDLLGAKGKDILYIGDHIFGDILKSKKRQGWRTFLVIPELAQELHVWTDKSALFEELQSLDIFLAELYKHLDSSSNERPDISSIQRRIKKVTHDMDMCYGMMGSLFRSGSRQTLFASQVMRYADLYAASFINLLYYPFSYLFRAAHVLMPHESTVEHTHVDINEKESPMATRNRTSVDFKDSDYKRHQLTRSISEIKPPNLFPQAPQEITHCHDEDEDEEEEEEEEEEEEEEE comes from the exons ATGCTCCAGGGGCTGAGCCTAAAGGAGAGAACAAAATGGGACTCTGCAGGTTGGACAAAAAATGTTGCTAGCGTTTCCCAGAG gGTCTTTGTAAACAGAAGTTTAGCTATGGAAAAGATCAAGTGCTTTGGTTTTGATATGGATTATACGCTTGCTG TGTATAAATCCCCTGAATACGAATCTCTTGGATTTGACCTGACCGTAGAAAGATTAGTTTCCATTGGATACCCTCATGAGCTGCTCAATTTTGTGTATGATCCTGCATTCCCTACCAG AGGCCTGGTGTTTGATACCCACTATGGAAACTTGCTGAAAGTCGATGCCTATGGAAACCTCCTGGTGTGTGCACACGGCTTTAATTTCCTCAGAGG GCCTGAAACACGGGATCAATATCCGAACAAATTTATCCAGAGGGATGACACAGATAGGTTTTACATTCTGAACACATTGTTCAATCTACCAG AGACCTACCTGCTGGCTTGCCTCGTGGATTTCTTTACTAACTGTGACCGGTACACTAG CTGTGAAACAGGGTTTAAAGATGGAGACCTCTTCATGTCATTCAGGAGTATGTTCCAAGATGTCAGAGATGCTGTTGACTGGGTTCATTACAAG GGATCGCTCAAGGAGAAGACCCTTGAGAATCTGGAGAAGTATGTGGTGAAAGAT GGgaagctgccactgctgctgagcCGCATGAACGAAGTTGGGAAGGTGTTTCTTGTGACAAACAGCGACTACAAATACACAGAT aaaatTATGACTTACTTGTTTGACTTTCCACACGGACCAAAG cctGGCAGTGCCCATCGGCCTTGGCAATCCTACTTTGACCTGATCCTGGTGGATGCACGGAAACCCCTCTTCTTTGGGGAAGGCACTGTGCTGCGGCAGGTGGACACG GTGACTGGGAAGCTGAAGATCGGTACCTACACTGGCCCACTGCAGCACGGCATCGTGTATTCGGGAG gCTCCTCAGACACAGTCTGTGACCTGCTGGGGGCTAAAGGGAAGGATATTCTGTACATTGGAGACCACATCTTCGGAGACATCCTCAAATCCAAGAAGCGACAGGGCTGGAGGACCTTCCTGGTGATCCCTGAGCTGGCACAGGAACTACACGTCTGGACTGACAAAAGTG ccctttttgaagagctgcagagcctggaCATCTTCTTGGCTGAGTTATACAA GCATCTGGACAGTAGCAGCAATGAACGCCCTGACATCAGCTCCATCCAGAGACGCATTAAG AAAGTGACCCATGACATGGACATGTGCTACGGGATGATGGGGAGCCTCTTCCGCAGCGGCTCCCGGCAGACACTGTTTGCCAGCCAGGTGATGCGCTACGCCGACCTCTATGCAGCCTCCTTCATCAACCTCCTTTACTACCCCTTCAGCTACCTCTTCAGAGCCGCCCACGTCCTG ATGCCACACGAGTCCACGGTAGAGCACACACACGTTGACATCAACGAGAAGGAGTCACCCATGGCCACGCGCAATCGCACCTCGGTGGATTTTAAAGATTCCGACTACAAGCGGCACCAACTGACCCGCTCCATCAGCGAGATCAAACCGCCCAACCTCTTCCCTCAGGCACCTCAGGAAATCACACACTGCCAcgatgaagatgaagatgaggaagaggaagaggaggaggaagaggaggaggaggaagaagaataa